In Candidatus Dormiibacterota bacterium, the following are encoded in one genomic region:
- a CDS encoding alpha/beta fold hydrolase: MPFARNGSVKLHWESYGQGPAVLLVAGRGMMVDGWWMTIPVLARSFRVIAFDNRDTGRSSRLPWFYTVGQMADDAAAVLDAAGEQRAHVYGISLGSLVAQEVALRHPDRVEALVLGSSSAGGFAAYLPSSFAGTFLARAGGMGPEEAEWAAVAYTYGEKTRRHHPERIFADIAHRMSSPVEPLGYLHQAAAVATHNAFERLNTVSAPTLVVHGEQDVTVPPANALVLADKIPGAQLRLWPDAGHMYVIDEPRADRDIARFLLQHSAVRAAPGAGRNGCGHDGGELEGVLTLPAASATPRARRARRGARARG, from the coding sequence ATGCCCTTCGCGAGGAACGGATCAGTCAAGCTCCACTGGGAGAGCTACGGTCAGGGACCGGCCGTGCTGCTCGTCGCCGGACGAGGGATGATGGTCGACGGGTGGTGGATGACCATCCCGGTCCTGGCCCGCTCGTTCCGGGTGATCGCCTTCGACAACCGCGACACCGGACGCAGCAGCCGGCTGCCGTGGTTCTACACGGTGGGGCAGATGGCGGACGACGCCGCGGCTGTCCTCGACGCCGCCGGCGAGCAGCGCGCCCACGTGTACGGCATCTCGCTGGGCAGCCTGGTGGCGCAGGAGGTGGCCCTCCGTCATCCGGACCGGGTCGAGGCCCTCGTCCTCGGATCCAGCTCCGCCGGCGGCTTCGCCGCCTATCTGCCCTCGTCGTTCGCGGGCACGTTCCTCGCCCGGGCCGGGGGGATGGGGCCGGAGGAGGCGGAGTGGGCGGCCGTCGCCTACACCTATGGCGAGAAGACCCGCCGGCATCACCCCGAGCGCATCTTCGCGGACATCGCCCATCGGATGAGCTCGCCCGTCGAACCCCTCGGCTACCTTCACCAGGCGGCCGCCGTGGCGACCCACAACGCGTTCGAGCGGCTCAACACGGTGTCCGCCCCGACGCTCGTCGTCCATGGCGAGCAGGACGTCACGGTGCCGCCCGCCAACGCGCTGGTGCTGGCCGACAAGATTCCCGGGGCGCAGCTGCGACTGTGGCCGGACGCCGGTCACATGTACGTCATCGATGAGCCGCGAGCCGATCGGGACATCGCCCGCTTCCTCCTGCAGCACTCCGCAGTCCGGGCCGCGCCGGGTGCCGGCCGGAACGGTTGCGGCCATGATGGGGGGGAACTCGAGGGGGTGCTGACCCTCCCCGCCGCATCGGCCACACCGAGAGCTCGGCGAGCGCGGCGAGGTGCTCGGGCGCGAGGGTGA
- a CDS encoding aldo/keto reductase, whose product MTLNMRRLGTTDLEITTVGFGAWAIGGGGWAYGWGPQDDSRSIAAIHEAVRRGVNWIDTAAIYGLGHSEEVVGRALREIPAADRPHVFTKGGMVPDPARPYEEPQRTLHPASIRREVEASLTRLGVERIDLYQFHWPDAIGTPIEESWGEMARLVDEGKVRAAGVSNFDIALFERAESIRHVDSLQPPFSLIRRDAGADVIPWVSARGTGVIVYSPMQSGILTDTFSAERVANMAGDDWRRGSAPFVEPNLSRNLALRDALRPIAERHGATVSAVAVAWTLAWPGVTGAIVGARDAAQVEGWIGAGSLRLTGEDLAEIAQALLRTGAGSGPVESDRGVTV is encoded by the coding sequence ATGACGCTGAACATGCGACGGCTCGGCACCACCGACCTCGAGATCACGACCGTGGGCTTCGGAGCCTGGGCGATCGGAGGGGGCGGCTGGGCCTACGGCTGGGGGCCGCAGGACGACTCCCGCTCGATCGCGGCCATCCACGAGGCGGTCCGGCGGGGTGTGAACTGGATCGATACCGCCGCCATCTACGGCCTCGGCCATTCCGAGGAGGTGGTGGGCCGGGCGCTGCGCGAGATCCCCGCGGCGGACCGCCCCCACGTCTTCACCAAGGGCGGCATGGTTCCCGACCCCGCCAGGCCCTACGAGGAGCCGCAGCGCACCCTGCACCCCGCGTCCATCCGCCGCGAGGTCGAGGCGTCGCTCACGCGCCTCGGCGTCGAGCGCATCGACCTCTACCAGTTCCACTGGCCCGATGCGATCGGCACCCCGATCGAGGAGTCCTGGGGCGAGATGGCCCGCCTCGTGGACGAGGGCAAGGTCCGCGCCGCCGGCGTCTCCAACTTCGACATCGCCCTGTTCGAGCGGGCCGAGTCGATCCGCCACGTGGACTCGCTGCAGCCTCCCTTCTCGCTGATCCGGCGCGACGCCGGCGCCGACGTCATTCCCTGGGTGTCGGCGCGCGGCACCGGGGTGATCGTCTACAGCCCGATGCAGTCGGGCATCCTCACCGACACGTTCTCGGCGGAGCGCGTCGCGAACATGGCCGGCGACGACTGGCGGCGGGGCTCCGCGCCCTTCGTCGAGCCGAACCTGTCGCGCAACCTCGCCCTGCGCGACGCGCTGCGGCCGATCGCCGAGCGCCACGGTGCGACGGTCTCGGCGGTGGCCGTGGCCTGGACGCTCGCCTGGCCGGGCGTGACCGGCGCCATCGTCGGCGCGCGCGATGCCGCCCAGGTCGAGGGCTGGATCGGCGCCGGCTCGCTCCGGCTGACCGGGGAGGACCTGGCCGAGATCGCCCAGGCGCTCCTCAGGACCGGCGCGGGTTCCGGGCCCGTGGAGTCGGACCGGGGGGTGACGGTGTGA
- a CDS encoding MarR family transcriptional regulator, with translation MTEDAIDRIVEEWNRERPELDGSSTHVLQRITRLYLLQSASFAEVFGRYGLTFGEYEVLAALVRSGPPHRMRPSELGGAVVLSSGAMTHRIDRVEAAGMVERLPDPDDRRGTLVALREKGRQVVDEAVRAHLANEERLLAALSAEERRQLTALLRKLLVSEPFVALDPNRPATTNSRVVDQAAPARRPRRR, from the coding sequence ATGACCGAGGACGCCATCGATCGGATCGTCGAGGAGTGGAACCGCGAGCGCCCCGAGCTCGACGGCTCGTCGACCCACGTCCTGCAGCGCATCACCCGGCTCTATCTCCTCCAATCGGCCAGCTTCGCGGAGGTCTTCGGTCGCTACGGCCTCACCTTCGGCGAGTACGAGGTGCTGGCCGCCCTGGTGCGGTCCGGCCCGCCCCACCGGATGAGGCCCAGCGAGCTGGGCGGCGCCGTGGTGCTCTCATCGGGGGCGATGACCCACCGCATCGACCGGGTCGAGGCCGCGGGCATGGTGGAACGCCTCCCCGATCCCGACGACCGCCGCGGCACCCTGGTCGCGCTCAGGGAGAAGGGGCGCCAGGTCGTCGACGAGGCGGTCCGCGCCCACCTCGCCAACGAGGAGCGGCTCCTCGCTGCGCTCTCTGCCGAGGAGCGCCGGCAGCTCACCGCACTGCTGCGCAAGCTGCTCGTCTCCGAGCCCTTCGTGGCGCTGGACCCCAACCGCCCGGCCACCACGAACAGCCGGGTCGTCGACCAGGCGGCGCCAGCCCGGAGGCCACGCCGCCGCTGA
- a CDS encoding GyrI-like domain-containing protein: protein MNEVRIERVGPRPLAAIRATTSRRRLGTDIVRLLDIIWPVLRELKVRTGHNVVVYQGNQGGTLLVDVGVEALSEFAARGEIRATSTPSGEVATTAYHGEYSDLAPAYAALERTCRETGRRPAGVSWEVYGDWDDDPARRRTDLFLLLEPEPRG from the coding sequence ATGAACGAGGTGCGCATCGAACGCGTCGGCCCACGTCCGCTCGCGGCGATTCGCGCGACCACCAGCCGCAGGCGGCTGGGGACGGACATCGTGAGACTTCTGGACATCATCTGGCCCGTCCTCCGCGAGCTCAAGGTCCGCACCGGGCACAACGTCGTCGTGTATCAGGGCAACCAGGGCGGCACCCTGCTCGTCGACGTCGGCGTCGAGGCCCTCTCCGAGTTCGCAGCTCGAGGTGAGATCCGGGCGACGTCCACTCCGTCAGGGGAGGTCGCGACGACGGCGTACCACGGCGAGTACTCGGACCTCGCGCCGGCGTACGCCGCCCTGGAGCGGACCTGCAGGGAGACCGGGCGCCGCCCGGCCGGAGTCAGCTGGGAGGTCTACGGCGACTGGGACGACGACCCGGCGCGACGCCGAACCGATCTCTTCCTCCTGCTGGAGCCGGAACCGCGGGGCTGA